The Streptomyces sp. NBC_00224 genome has a window encoding:
- a CDS encoding winged helix-turn-helix transcriptional regulator: MLANKWSMYVLAALRRAEGPMRFNELRRLLDGITQKMLTQTLRTLERDGLVERTVYPTTPPRVEYALTEVGVAAGRLTTAIADWSFEHAREILAARADFDARSRLPAEPVR; this comes from the coding sequence GTGCTGGCCAACAAGTGGTCGATGTACGTCCTGGCCGCGCTGCGGCGCGCGGAGGGCCCCATGCGCTTCAACGAGCTGCGTCGGCTCCTCGACGGGATCACCCAGAAGATGCTCACGCAGACCTTGCGCACCCTGGAGCGCGACGGTCTGGTCGAGCGCACGGTGTACCCCACCACCCCGCCGCGCGTCGAGTATGCGCTGACCGAAGTCGGCGTCGCCGCAGGCAGACTGACCACCGCGATCGCCGACTGGTCGTTCGAACACGCTCGGGAGATCCTGGCGGCCCGCGCGGACTTCGACGCGCGCTCCCGCCTCCCCGCCGAACCCGTCAGGTGA
- a CDS encoding DUF6817 domain-containing protein yields the protein MTDGAGTASWSRAEAFLRDRGAARMPHPGGTLLEHLGRVRGLLAEWGAEPWIQAAGLCHATYGTDGFDETLLPVTERAVLAELIGDRAEALVHLYASCDRGAVYPRLGGVQPVIFRDRFTGAEHAPDETDLRAFLEITAANELDVMAHNAELAARHGAPLHRLFIRSGGLLSRAAQDACERQLGRYASCDP from the coding sequence ATGACTGACGGCGCTGGAACAGCATCCTGGTCACGAGCGGAAGCCTTCCTGCGCGACCGGGGCGCTGCGCGGATGCCCCACCCGGGCGGCACGCTTCTGGAGCACCTCGGCCGGGTACGCGGCCTGTTGGCCGAGTGGGGAGCCGAGCCCTGGATCCAGGCGGCGGGGCTGTGCCACGCGACGTACGGAACCGACGGCTTCGACGAGACGCTGTTGCCGGTCACCGAACGAGCCGTGCTCGCCGAGCTGATCGGCGACAGGGCCGAGGCGCTCGTCCACCTGTACGCCAGTTGCGACCGCGGCGCGGTCTACCCGCGGCTCGGAGGCGTCCAGCCGGTGATCTTCCGGGATCGCTTCACCGGCGCGGAACACGCGCCGGACGAGACCGACCTGCGCGCGTTCCTGGAGATCACCGCCGCCAATGAGCTCGATGTGATGGCCCACAACGCGGAACTCGCCGCACGCCATGGTGCCCCGCTCCACCGTCTGTTCATCCGCTCAGGGGGTCTGCTGTCCCGCGCCGCCCAGGACGCCTGCGAGAGGCAGCTGGGCCGCTACGCCTCGTGCGATCCGTAA
- a CDS encoding ABATE domain-containing protein produces the protein MTVQATPPGEVPADELAFNFRSGRLCLAFVATVGERWRGGYERLREPSDLARWYREAGVLDTPVNVTLTGLDAARDLREAIHRQARAVMGGQISAPEDELVINSAGCAPPLIPVLRSGHAYLTLPSLGAEQAALSTLARDAIDLFSGAASGRIRECAGPECGLLFVDTSRPGSRRWCSSTACGGKERAAAYRRRKRTE, from the coding sequence GTGACTGTGCAGGCAACCCCGCCCGGCGAAGTCCCCGCCGACGAACTCGCCTTCAACTTCCGCTCGGGCCGTCTGTGCCTGGCCTTCGTGGCCACGGTGGGCGAACGTTGGCGCGGCGGCTACGAAAGGCTGCGTGAGCCGTCCGATCTCGCGCGCTGGTACCGAGAGGCGGGCGTACTCGACACCCCGGTGAACGTCACACTCACCGGACTGGACGCGGCACGGGACCTGCGCGAGGCGATCCACCGCCAGGCGCGAGCAGTGATGGGCGGTCAGATCTCCGCGCCCGAGGACGAGTTGGTCATCAATTCGGCCGGCTGCGCCCCACCGCTGATCCCCGTCCTGCGCTCCGGGCACGCCTATCTGACCCTCCCCTCCCTGGGAGCCGAGCAGGCCGCCCTCAGCACGCTCGCGCGCGACGCGATCGACCTCTTCTCCGGCGCCGCCTCCGGACGTATCCGCGAATGCGCCGGCCCGGAGTGCGGTCTGCTCTTCGTCGACACCAGCCGGCCGGGCAGCCGCCGCTGGTGCTCCAGCACGGCCTGCGGCGGCAAGGAGCGGGCCGCCGCCTACCGCCGCCGCAAACGCACCGAGTGA
- a CDS encoding nuclear transport factor 2 family protein — protein sequence MSVSPQEIFRNYVYAGSLTHNADALAELFTEDGVLEAPLVPADAAFPERMEGREEIRRSMAAYYERQTGGGGAPNVEKSRYVLHITDDPDVFIAEIDTVLGGSGEGDGGEVTVSLVQIFRIRDGKIAHLRDYFTPGLVS from the coding sequence GTGTCCGTTTCCCCACAGGAAATTTTCAGGAACTACGTCTACGCCGGTTCACTGACGCACAACGCCGACGCCCTTGCCGAACTGTTTACCGAGGACGGCGTCCTGGAGGCACCGCTCGTGCCTGCCGACGCGGCTTTCCCCGAGCGGATGGAGGGGCGCGAGGAGATCCGCAGGTCGATGGCGGCGTACTACGAGCGGCAGACGGGTGGCGGTGGAGCGCCGAACGTGGAGAAGTCCCGGTACGTGCTGCACATCACCGACGATCCCGATGTGTTCATCGCCGAGATCGACACGGTCCTGGGCGGGAGCGGAGAAGGGGACGGAGGGGAGGTGACCGTCTCGCTGGTCCAGATCTTCCGCATCCGCGACGGGAAGATCGCTCATCTGCGCGACTACTTCACGCCGGGGCTGGTGAGTTGA
- a CDS encoding cupin domain-containing protein, translating to MTHIVLPGQRPEGRRGFEIVLSSKMTGQAASWVETRQGPAWSGPPLHTHAESTETYYVVSGTLLVQVDDEVVELRPRALAHITSGTRHTWATPPGEGAHFLTLHMPGGYEDYHPTALQAEKDNGGPLTQEDLFKIAARFDWRPAGDTPMRLTPDGRLVPASQADDEAARLREEWLAAQGETAEITPIHDAGFYVTNQPA from the coding sequence ATGACGCACATCGTCCTCCCCGGCCAGCGCCCCGAGGGGCGCCGCGGCTTCGAGATCGTCCTCTCCAGCAAGATGACCGGCCAAGCGGCTTCCTGGGTGGAGACCCGCCAGGGCCCGGCCTGGTCCGGCCCTCCGCTGCACACCCACGCCGAGTCCACGGAGACCTACTACGTCGTCTCCGGCACCCTCTTGGTCCAGGTCGACGACGAGGTCGTGGAGCTGCGCCCGCGCGCTCTCGCCCACATCACCAGTGGCACGCGCCACACCTGGGCCACTCCGCCCGGCGAGGGCGCCCACTTCCTCACCCTCCACATGCCCGGCGGTTACGAGGACTACCACCCGACCGCCCTCCAGGCCGAGAAGGACAACGGCGGCCCCCTCACCCAGGAAGACCTTTTCAAGATCGCCGCCCGCTTCGACTGGCGCCCCGCCGGCGACACGCCGATGCGCCTCACCCCTGACGGCCGCCTCGTCCCCGCCTCCCAGGCCGACGACGAAGCCGCCCGCCTGCGCGAGGAATGGCTGGCCGCCCAGGGCGAGACCGCCGAGATCACCCCCATCCACGACGCCGGCTTCTACGTCACCAACCAGCCCGCGTAA
- a CDS encoding MFS transporter yields MPKSVHLMAFGIFAMVTSEFLVGGLMPQIAEDLHVSIAQVGYLITAFALAMAIGGPFATVAVLRLRPKTALMTLFAVFLAGNVLAATADSYGVMLAARLITGTASAGFFGVALSVVAQITSPDVRGRAIGVAMQGLMVGTLLGLPLSTLIGQQWGWRAGFVAVGAVTVAAAVATALAVPSLEHADGAGEFRAELTVFRNARLWLVLSTSTLIIGATFSAFSYFTPILTDLSGFSHGTVPLLLLVYGAATVAGNAVVARLADSHTIPVLVAGLALNIVFLTAFALLADHKIPAVLAMTGIGLVGVTLNPAMISRVQRTANARPLVNTVHSSFITLGVVIGSGLGGAAIDLQGLRAPLWLGAGAAVLALVTLIPDVVRARRRTALTSSATRRERLPEAPRGQDHVSCAAGR; encoded by the coding sequence GTGCCCAAGTCCGTCCACCTCATGGCGTTCGGCATCTTCGCCATGGTCACCAGCGAGTTCCTGGTCGGCGGCCTCATGCCGCAGATCGCCGAGGACCTGCACGTCAGCATCGCCCAAGTCGGCTACCTCATCACGGCGTTCGCCCTCGCCATGGCCATCGGCGGCCCGTTCGCCACCGTCGCCGTTCTCAGGCTGCGCCCCAAGACGGCGCTGATGACGCTGTTCGCCGTCTTCCTCGCCGGAAACGTCCTGGCCGCCACCGCCGACAGCTACGGCGTCATGCTCGCTGCCCGCCTCATCACAGGCACGGCCTCCGCCGGGTTCTTCGGTGTCGCCCTCTCCGTCGTCGCCCAGATCACCTCGCCGGACGTACGCGGCCGTGCCATCGGCGTCGCCATGCAGGGCCTCATGGTCGGCACCCTCCTCGGGCTGCCCCTCTCCACGCTCATCGGCCAGCAGTGGGGCTGGCGCGCCGGCTTCGTCGCGGTCGGCGCCGTCACCGTCGCCGCCGCCGTCGCCACGGCGCTCGCCGTGCCCTCCCTCGAACACGCCGACGGGGCGGGCGAGTTCCGTGCCGAGCTGACCGTCTTCCGCAACGCGAGGCTCTGGCTGGTCCTGTCCACCTCGACGCTCATCATCGGCGCGACCTTCTCGGCCTTCTCCTACTTCACGCCGATCCTCACCGACCTCAGCGGCTTCTCGCACGGCACCGTCCCGCTGCTCCTGCTCGTGTACGGCGCCGCCACGGTCGCCGGCAACGCGGTCGTCGCCCGTCTCGCCGACTCCCACACCATCCCGGTACTGGTGGCCGGACTCGCCCTGAACATCGTGTTCCTGACCGCCTTCGCCCTGCTCGCGGACCACAAGATCCCCGCCGTCCTCGCCATGACGGGCATCGGGCTCGTCGGAGTCACCCTCAACCCGGCGATGATCAGCCGAGTGCAGCGCACGGCGAACGCGCGCCCCCTCGTCAACACCGTCCACTCCTCGTTCATCACGCTGGGCGTCGTCATCGGCTCCGGCCTCGGCGGAGCAGCCATCGACCTCCAGGGACTCCGGGCGCCGCTGTGGCTGGGGGCGGGGGCGGCGGTGCTCGCCCTCGTCACGCTGATACCGGACGTCGTACGGGCGCGGCGGCGCACGGCGCTCACCTCGTCCGCCACGCGGCGGGAGCGCTTGCCGGAGGCGCCGCGCGGCCAGGACCATGTGTCATGTGCGGCAGGCCGGTAG
- a CDS encoding TetR/AcrR family transcriptional regulator: MGRPRQFDERQAVAAACQAFWAKGYEATSTQDLCEATGLGRSSIYNTFTSKDHLFRRALAHYIDTMTGRQVALLDGEGSSGLERIRALFAMLLEGEMENRELGRAAGCFTVNTFTEPVSETDPEVARLLAKDLERRLSSFRAVIEEGQRDGSISSSRDAAGLAWYLTSVIAGMRIAAQAGADRAALEQIMAAGADALGR, encoded by the coding sequence ATGGGGCGACCACGGCAGTTCGACGAGCGGCAGGCGGTGGCCGCGGCCTGCCAGGCCTTCTGGGCGAAGGGCTACGAAGCCACCTCCACCCAGGACCTGTGCGAGGCCACCGGTCTCGGCCGGAGCAGCATCTACAACACCTTCACCTCGAAGGACCACCTCTTCCGGCGCGCGCTGGCCCACTACATCGACACCATGACGGGCCGTCAGGTCGCCCTCCTCGACGGGGAGGGGAGCAGCGGTCTGGAGCGGATCCGGGCGCTGTTCGCGATGCTCCTCGAAGGGGAGATGGAGAACCGCGAACTCGGACGGGCCGCCGGCTGCTTCACGGTCAACACCTTCACCGAGCCGGTCTCGGAGACCGACCCCGAGGTCGCCCGGCTCCTCGCCAAGGACCTGGAGCGGCGCCTGAGCTCCTTCCGTGCCGTGATCGAGGAAGGGCAGCGGGACGGCTCCATCAGCTCCTCGCGCGATGCCGCCGGGCTCGCCTGGTATCTCACCTCGGTGATCGCCGGAATGCGGATCGCCGCCCAGGCCGGCGCCGACCGCGCCGCACTGGAGCAGATCATGGCGGCCGGAGCCGACGCGCTCGGCCGCTGA
- a CDS encoding NlpC/P60 family protein produces the protein MSHTSRRSLLAVFAASAATVPLSGLAAAPARAAVSAGSTGSLAAPAGLASPRSSVTLPPLNASYFSQLTLNTPLTAAALSGTPARTEVTSGGKRVALLTHGARTVVLPGPQRTFTENKKAFVDDFGRTLPDVSLPVADRSYWGTSPGGGSWSTLGPADTDYSVVPGAGVIALTTDFASRHATLRDGEITDFDVRSVARFDKVPTGQACSYALSFGYQDTSNNYRARLSFLTTGAVELRVEKEVADKVDLLPNSTALTLATGVAAGTDWTIRVRREGTRIQVKAWRTASTEPAAWTVDVSDATFGKGRVGLRALANDGCTNLPVKLAVSRFQVDESTWATPPSVTHGDWVRVLPEPFDGNWTPELEKTIRSWAGSTAPDVLAYAAMFLADGPAVVSGSGPAKDKQVLGEAGYGYLDPQGYRYEGADFHEYMNTVWTFPDGTYTGPSSKQVGNLDCSGYTRMVYGYHLGVPMAAGEDTSRTRIPRKSRHMVDYAPGVRIDRTDGTNPPAATLLQPGDLVLFNADSGDDNPTVTVDHVGIYLGADADGKRRFLSSRKTGNGPTMADLGGASLLDGTGTYAKKLHTVHRI, from the coding sequence ATGTCCCACACCTCCAGGCGCAGCCTGCTCGCCGTCTTCGCGGCATCGGCTGCCACCGTTCCGCTCAGCGGTCTGGCCGCCGCCCCGGCGCGCGCCGCCGTTTCCGCCGGCTCTACCGGGTCCCTCGCGGCGCCCGCCGGTCTGGCCTCGCCGCGCTCCTCGGTCACACTGCCGCCGCTGAACGCGTCCTACTTCAGCCAGCTGACGCTGAACACGCCGCTCACCGCCGCCGCGCTGTCGGGAACCCCGGCCCGTACCGAGGTCACCTCCGGCGGCAAGCGCGTCGCGCTGCTGACGCACGGCGCCCGTACCGTCGTCCTGCCCGGCCCGCAGCGTACGTTCACGGAGAACAAGAAGGCCTTCGTGGACGACTTCGGGCGCACCCTGCCGGACGTGTCGCTGCCGGTGGCCGACCGCTCGTACTGGGGCACCTCCCCGGGCGGCGGCAGCTGGTCGACCCTCGGGCCCGCGGACACCGACTACTCGGTCGTGCCGGGCGCCGGTGTCATCGCCCTCACCACCGACTTCGCCAGCCGTCACGCCACCCTTCGCGACGGCGAGATCACGGACTTCGACGTGCGGTCCGTCGCGCGCTTCGACAAGGTGCCCACCGGCCAGGCGTGCTCCTACGCGCTGTCCTTCGGCTACCAGGACACCAGCAACAACTACCGGGCCCGGCTGTCCTTCCTGACGACCGGCGCGGTCGAACTGCGCGTCGAGAAGGAGGTCGCCGACAAGGTCGACCTGCTGCCGAACTCGACCGCCCTCACCCTCGCCACGGGCGTGGCCGCCGGCACCGACTGGACGATCCGGGTGCGCCGCGAGGGCACCCGCATCCAGGTCAAGGCCTGGCGTACGGCCTCCACGGAACCGGCCGCCTGGACCGTCGACGTCAGCGACGCCACCTTCGGCAAGGGCCGGGTCGGCCTGCGCGCCCTGGCCAACGACGGCTGCACCAACCTGCCGGTCAAGCTCGCCGTCAGCCGCTTCCAGGTCGACGAGTCCACCTGGGCCACGCCGCCGAGCGTCACCCACGGCGACTGGGTGCGGGTCCTGCCCGAGCCCTTCGACGGGAACTGGACGCCGGAGCTGGAGAAGACCATCCGCTCCTGGGCCGGCTCGACGGCGCCGGACGTCCTCGCGTACGCGGCGATGTTCCTGGCCGACGGCCCCGCCGTGGTCAGCGGTTCCGGTCCCGCCAAGGACAAGCAGGTCCTGGGCGAGGCGGGTTACGGCTACCTGGACCCGCAGGGCTACCGCTACGAGGGCGCCGACTTCCACGAGTACATGAACACCGTCTGGACCTTCCCCGACGGCACCTACACAGGCCCGTCCAGCAAGCAGGTCGGCAACCTCGACTGCTCCGGGTATACGCGCATGGTGTACGGCTACCACCTGGGCGTACCCATGGCCGCGGGCGAGGACACCTCCCGCACGCGCATCCCGCGCAAGTCCCGGCACATGGTCGACTACGCGCCCGGTGTGCGCATCGACCGGACCGACGGGACGAACCCGCCCGCCGCGACGCTGCTCCAGCCCGGTGACCTGGTGCTGTTCAACGCCGACTCCGGCGACGACAACCCGACCGTGACCGTGGACCACGTCGGCATCTACCTGGGCGCGGACGCGGACGGCAAGCGCCGCTTCCTCTCCAGCCGCAAGACGGGCAACGGCCCCACCATGGCGGACCTGGGCGGCGCCTCGCTGCTCGACGGCACGGGCACGTACGCCAAGAAGCTGCACACGGTCCACCGCATCTGA
- a CDS encoding DUF4232 domain-containing protein produces the protein MRPAALLAVCALTAGTVLVAGCGSENAASGSRAASGSPTCTSRPPTGDPAELKRDGVTILSQGCGPSPSAPTEFEVTNTETEPFTYTISFEVRNGSGEVISNPRRTVASVAPGRTVRKTLELGDVPAGGARVRIGKVRAVPADEASESAGTCPPSGMRVTTDQGDAAMGLRVVGLHLANCGTGVVKVNGYPGLQLLDEKRRPLTGVRILHGTGAISTAGGPDTPPRPVTLRPGEAAYASLMWRNTTESGTPVNVPYVRVTAKPGSPTAIVTPELDLGTTAKLGVGPWTKDKASRPATPDGGQQRP, from the coding sequence ATGCGTCCCGCCGCCCTCCTCGCCGTCTGCGCCCTCACCGCCGGCACCGTCCTCGTCGCCGGATGCGGATCGGAGAACGCCGCCTCCGGCTCCCGCGCCGCGTCCGGTTCGCCGACGTGCACCTCTCGCCCGCCCACCGGCGACCCCGCCGAACTGAAGCGGGACGGCGTGACGATCCTCAGCCAGGGCTGCGGCCCGTCGCCAAGTGCGCCGACCGAGTTCGAGGTCACCAACACGGAGACCGAGCCGTTCACGTACACCATCTCCTTCGAGGTCCGGAACGGCTCCGGGGAGGTCATCTCCAACCCGCGCCGGACAGTGGCGTCCGTGGCACCGGGCCGGACCGTACGTAAGACCCTTGAGCTGGGAGATGTCCCCGCCGGCGGTGCGCGTGTGCGTATCGGCAAGGTGCGGGCGGTCCCGGCGGACGAGGCCTCCGAGTCCGCCGGGACGTGCCCGCCCTCGGGGATGCGCGTCACGACCGACCAGGGCGATGCCGCCATGGGGCTCCGCGTCGTAGGACTCCACCTGGCCAACTGCGGGACCGGCGTCGTCAAGGTCAACGGCTACCCCGGCCTCCAGCTCCTCGACGAGAAGCGGCGGCCGCTGACCGGCGTACGAATCCTCCACGGCACCGGCGCGATCTCCACGGCCGGAGGCCCGGACACCCCGCCCCGGCCCGTGACACTGCGGCCGGGAGAGGCGGCGTACGCCTCCCTGATGTGGCGCAACACCACCGAGTCCGGCACCCCAGTGAACGTCCCTTACGTGAGGGTGACGGCGAAGCCCGGCTCGCCGACCGCCATCGTGACCCCGGAACTCGACCTCGGAACCACGGCGAAGCTGGGCGTCGGCCCCTGGACGAAGGACAAGGCCTCCCGCCCGGCGACACCCGACGGTGGGCAACAAAGGCCCTGA
- a CDS encoding alpha-L-arabinofuranosidase C-terminal domain-containing protein: MTSRTPTGPTEQPGSGPSRRAIVTALGALPLAGAVGPAFAASPARAADALPAPVAHWAFDETAGATAADSAGGRTLTLDAGARWGAAKSGASSLDVSAGGNATARGPAVDTTKSFSVSAWVRLTATTGYQTFVSVDGAQVSGFFLQLRDDTGAFAFARLPSDATSANASAAVAGASFAPATGIWYHLLGVDDTAAGAIRLYVNGVLEGEVPYAGGWRATGATAVGRGLFGGAEVDQAHALIDDVQVFDSALTAEQAATLAGVPVDSTRPLLTVDTTRPGPVVSPELGGIFFEDINHSGEGGLYAELVNNRSFMAATTPLHWFTVGRATFALDTGQPLNQALTQSLRVTVTAAGDGVANEGFWGIPVCPSTTYRASVYAKSPSITGKLTVSIVGTDGTVHATATTGALTDSWRKQELTLRTGPGAPTTLNARLVVTAPAAGTLWLSQVSLFPPTYKGRRNGLRVDLMEKLAALQPKFLRFPGGNYLEGNVIADRFDWKKTIGPVEQRPGHRNSAWGYWSTDGLGLPEYLQMTEDLGCTPLLCVYAGYSLQGAHVTGDALKPFVQDALDQIEYITGPATSTWGARRAADGHPAPFPLKYVEIGNEDWFDKSGSYEERYAAFHDAIKARYPALKLIATTPVASRPYDLIDEHYYQSPSAFQAGSHKYDGRDRRSPKVFVGEWAAQEGRPTPDLDAALGDASWLAGLIRNSDQVLMESYAPLFSHVNDNTWATNLIAYSGLTSYNSPSYYAQQMLRTQRGTVVLPTEVRALPGLNVVTTHDPGSHRIYLAVVNTGGTARKTAVSLQGVARTESTGAVTVLAAADRKATNTLADPEAVIPHGRSVGGITPAFTATFAPYSVTVLEVRTV, encoded by the coding sequence ATGACCTCACGCACCCCCACCGGACCGACGGAGCAACCCGGCTCCGGGCCCAGCCGCAGAGCGATCGTCACAGCGCTCGGCGCACTGCCGCTGGCCGGAGCGGTCGGCCCCGCGTTCGCGGCCTCCCCGGCGCGGGCGGCCGACGCGCTCCCCGCGCCCGTCGCGCACTGGGCCTTCGACGAGACGGCCGGAGCCACCGCCGCCGACAGCGCCGGCGGCCGCACGCTCACCCTCGACGCGGGTGCGCGCTGGGGAGCCGCGAAGTCGGGGGCCTCCAGCCTCGACGTCTCGGCGGGCGGCAACGCCACCGCTCGCGGCCCCGCCGTGGACACCACGAAGAGCTTCAGCGTCTCGGCCTGGGTCCGGCTCACGGCCACCACCGGGTACCAGACCTTCGTCTCCGTCGACGGCGCCCAGGTCAGCGGTTTCTTCCTGCAACTCCGGGACGACACCGGCGCGTTCGCCTTCGCGCGGCTGCCGTCCGACGCCACCTCGGCGAACGCCTCCGCCGCCGTCGCCGGTGCCTCCTTCGCCCCCGCGACCGGTATCTGGTACCACCTCCTCGGCGTCGACGATACGGCGGCCGGGGCCATCCGCCTCTACGTCAACGGCGTCCTGGAGGGCGAGGTCCCCTACGCCGGTGGCTGGCGCGCCACCGGTGCCACCGCCGTCGGACGCGGCCTCTTCGGAGGCGCCGAGGTCGATCAGGCGCACGCCCTCATCGACGACGTCCAGGTCTTCGACAGCGCCCTCACCGCCGAGCAGGCCGCGACCCTCGCGGGCGTGCCGGTGGACTCCACCCGGCCGCTGCTGACCGTCGACACCACCCGCCCCGGCCCCGTGGTCAGCCCGGAACTCGGTGGCATCTTCTTCGAGGACATCAACCACAGCGGCGAGGGCGGTCTCTACGCCGAACTCGTCAACAACCGCAGCTTTATGGCCGCGACCACACCGCTGCACTGGTTCACCGTAGGCCGAGCGACCTTCGCTTTGGACACCGGCCAGCCACTCAACCAAGCCCTCACTCAGTCACTGCGCGTCACCGTCACCGCCGCCGGAGACGGCGTCGCCAACGAAGGCTTCTGGGGCATTCCAGTCTGCCCCTCCACCACCTACCGCGCCTCCGTCTACGCCAAGTCGCCTTCCATCACCGGTAAGTTGACAGTCTCGATCGTCGGCACGGACGGTACGGTCCACGCCACCGCGACCACGGGAGCGCTCACCGACTCGTGGCGCAAGCAGGAGCTGACCCTGCGCACCGGACCCGGCGCCCCCACCACCCTCAACGCCCGCCTGGTCGTCACCGCCCCGGCCGCCGGCACGCTCTGGCTGAGCCAGGTCTCGCTCTTCCCACCGACGTACAAGGGCAGGCGCAACGGCCTGCGCGTGGACCTGATGGAGAAGCTCGCCGCCCTGCAGCCCAAGTTCCTGCGCTTCCCCGGCGGCAACTACCTCGAAGGCAACGTCATCGCCGACCGCTTCGACTGGAAGAAGACCATCGGCCCGGTCGAGCAGCGGCCCGGACACCGCAACTCCGCCTGGGGATACTGGTCCACCGACGGCCTCGGCCTGCCCGAATACCTCCAGATGACCGAGGACCTGGGCTGCACCCCGCTGCTGTGCGTGTACGCCGGATACTCCTTGCAGGGCGCGCACGTCACCGGTGACGCCCTGAAACCCTTCGTGCAGGACGCCCTCGACCAGATCGAGTACATCACCGGGCCCGCCACCTCCACCTGGGGCGCCAGACGCGCGGCCGACGGGCACCCGGCGCCCTTCCCCCTCAAGTATGTGGAGATAGGCAACGAGGACTGGTTCGACAAGTCCGGCTCGTACGAAGAGCGTTATGCCGCCTTCCACGACGCGATCAAGGCCCGCTACCCGGCCCTCAAACTGATCGCCACGACGCCGGTCGCCTCCCGCCCGTACGACCTGATCGACGAGCACTACTACCAGTCGCCGTCCGCCTTCCAGGCGGGCTCCCACAAATACGACGGCAGGGACCGCCGCAGCCCCAAGGTGTTCGTCGGGGAGTGGGCCGCACAGGAGGGCCGCCCCACCCCCGACCTCGACGCGGCGCTCGGCGACGCGTCCTGGCTGGCCGGGCTCATCCGCAACTCCGACCAGGTCCTGATGGAGTCGTACGCGCCGCTGTTCAGCCACGTCAACGACAACACCTGGGCCACCAACCTCATCGCGTACTCCGGCCTGACCAGCTACAACTCGCCCAGCTACTACGCACAGCAGATGCTGCGCACCCAACGGGGCACGGTGGTGCTGCCCACCGAGGTGCGCGCGCTGCCCGGCCTGAACGTCGTCACCACCCACGACCCGGGCAGCCATCGCATCTACCTCGCGGTGGTCAACACGGGCGGCACGGCCCGTAAGACGGCCGTCTCCCTGCAGGGGGTCGCCCGCACGGAGTCGACCGGCGCCGTCACGGTCCTGGCCGCAGCGGACAGGAAGGCCACCAACACACTCGCCGACCCGGAGGCGGTAATCCCGCACGGCCGGTCCGTCGGCGGCATCACACCCGCTTTCACGGCGACCTTCGCCCCGTACTCGGTGACGGTCCTGGAGGTGCGGACGGTCTGA